GCAAAGACGTCCTGGGACTGGATGAGCTGGAGCTCGGAGGTCTCAGCCTCGTAGGTGTTTTCTAGCAGGTCATACACGGAAGAGGCGGTGCGGCGCAGGGACTCCTTGACGTCGCTGGTCTCGGTGTAGTGGCCGGTAAACAGGGCGGCGGTTACGTCGCCGGAGCCGTTGCGCTTGAACGGCAGCAGCGGCGTGGATACGAGGAAGGCGCGGTCGCCGTCGACGGCAAGCATCTCAATCTGGTCGTCGGCAGTCTCGGGGCGCTTAACGGAGGTCACCAGCACGGTCTTTGGGCCGATTTCCTGCGCCTTCTTTACTGCGGCGAGGGTCTGATCAAGTGTGCCGACCTCGGAATCGGTGAGGTAGCCCAGCTCAAACTGGTTGGGGGTGATGATATCGGCGACGGGCACGACGCGGTCGCGCAAAAGCGGCGGGATCTCATCGGAGACGAAGCAGCCGGACTTGGCATTGCCCATTACAGGGTCGCAGGCGTAGAGGGCCTTGGGGTTGGCAGCCTTGATGCGGCGGACGGTTTCCACGATGGCGTCGGCAATGTCGGCGCCGCCCTGGTAGCCCGAAAGGATGGCGTCGATCTGCGGGAAGGCGCCGCGCTTTTCAATGCCATCGATGATGGAGGTAACGTCGCTGGCTGGAATCATCGGTCCGCCCCAGTCGCCGTAGCCGGTGTGGTTAGAGAAATTCACCGTGTGGACCGGCCATACCTCATGGCCGGCGCGCTGCAGGGGAAAGACGGCCGCGGAGTTGCCAACGTGGCCGTAGGTGACGTGGGACTGGATGGAAAGGATAGTCATAGCTACCCATTGTGCTACGCTGCCCGCGCGCTCACCAAGGAAAAGACAAAAATTATTCCTCGGGGCGATCTTGTGGCTCGCCCACCGCAGGGATTCCGCCGCCGGGAACCTGCTTGTCTAGGTTGGCGCGCTCGGCAGCGTCAGGAAAAGCCTTCGGGCCAGAAGGCTTGGGCTGATAGGAAACGCCGCGCTCGGCTGCGTCGTCGTACCAATCCGCGAGCAGCTCGTTTTGGCGGCCAAACATTTCCTTCTCCTCGGCCGGGGTGGAGTGGTCATAGCCCAGCAGGTGCAGGCAACCATGGACGGTAAGCAGGGCCAGCTCGTGGCCTAGGGAGTGGCCGGCGGCCTCCGCCTGGCGCAGGGCAAACTCGGGGCACAGGACGATATCGCCCAGCATGGCCGGGCCCGGGTCGGCGGCATCGGGGCGGCCGCCACCGGCGATGGCGCCAGGGGTGAGCTCATCCATGGGAAAGCTCATGACATCGGTGGGGCCTTCCAGATCCATCCAGCGCACGTGGAGATCCTCAATGGTCTTCAAATCCACACAGGTGACGGTGCACTCGGCATCGGGGTTGATGTCCATCGCGCCGAAGGCATAAGAGGCGACGTCAATCAGCATCTCCTCGTTGACGCCTTCGAAGCCGGATTCATTGAGAAACTCGATACTCATTCCATTTCCTCGTATTCTGCGGCTTTCTTATTATCAAAGGTCTCATAGGCATTGACGATGCGCCCGACCAGCTGGTGGCGCACCACGTCCTTGGAACCCAGGTCCGCGAAGTGGATATCATCCACGTTTCGCAGGATGCGGCGCACGATGCGCAGGCCCGAGACCTGGCCGTGTGGGAGGTCTACCTGCGAGATATCGCCGGTGACCACAATCTTGGACCCAAAGCCTAGGCGGGTCAAAAACATCTTCATCTGCGCAGGCGTGGTGTTTTGGGCCTCATCAAGGATGACAAAAGCATCGTTCAACGTGCGGCCGCGCATATAGGCCAGCGGGGCGACCTCGATGATGCCGGCTTCCATGAGCTTAGGAATCATCTCCGGGTCGAGCATGTCCCGCAGGGCGTCGTACAGCGGGCGCAGGTACGGGTCAATCTTGTCATTGAGCGTGCCCGGCAAAAAGCCGAGCTTCTCCCCTGCTTCCACGGCCGGGCGGGTAAGGATAATGCGCGAGACCTGCTTGGTCTGCAGGGCCTGCACGGCCTTGGCCACCGCCAGGTAGGTCTTGCCGGAACCGGCCGGGCCGATACCAAAGACCACCGTATTATCGTCGATGGCCTGCACGTATTCAGACTGCCCCACCGTCTTCGGGCGGACGGCCTTGCCGCGACGCTTAACGATGTCCGCCGCCAGCGCCGCCGATACCGACTGCGGCGCCTCCACGGCCACCATGTCCATGGTGTGCTTGACCGTATCGGTGGACACGGCGTGGCCGCGGCGGGCGATGGCCTCGAGCTCATCGAGGATCTTGGCGGCGCGGGCCACCTCATAATCAGGACCGGTGACGGTGACGACATTACCGCGGGCAAAAAGGTCCGCATCCAGGCGGTTATTGAGCACGCGCAGGTTATCGTCCGCACTACCCAGCACACTGCTGACGTAGGCGGAATCTAGCTCACATTTCTTCGTGATGATAGGCACGTGCTTTAGGCTACCAGCGCCTGCTACCAACGCTCGGTGCGCATGCCGATTGCCGCCAGCGCCACCATTGCCGCACTAGCTGTACGCAGCACTTCTGGGCCGAGCTTGATGGGCGTGGCGCCGGCTTCTTTGAGGCGATCGAGCTCGGCGTCGCCGATGCCGCCCTCAGGGCCGACGAGCAGGACGACGTCCTCTGTGAGCGGCACGTCTTTGATGGAGGCGGTAGCCTCTTCGTGCAGGACGAGCACGGTGGGTGCGTTGGAGGAAGCGCCGTCGCGGTCGCCGGTGAGCTCTTGAACGAGCTGCGGGGTGGTCAGCGGGCCGCGCACCTGCGGGATGCGGGCGCGGCGGGATTGCTTGGCCGCGGAATCGGCGGCCGCCTGCCACTTGGCCACCGCCTTCGGTGCCTTCTTTCCGTCCCATTTAGCCACGCAGCGATCCGCCTGCCAGGCGATAATCTCATCCGCGCCGGCCTGGGTGGCAAGATCCACGGCGAGCTCGGCACGCTCGGACTTCGGGATGGCCTGTACCACGCTCACCCGGGGGGTGGGATCGGGCGCGGTGTCGATGGATTCGACCATGCCCTCCAAGGAGTCCTTGCCCGAGGTAGCGGTGATGGTGAGGGTGAGGCGGGTACCGGTGCCGTCGATAAGCTCGAGGCGCTCGCCCTCCCCCATGCGCTTGACCGTGACGGCATGGCGGGCCTCCGGGCCGGAAAAGCTGAAGGCCTCGCCGGTGCGCGCGGCGGAAAGGTCCGGGTGGATGAAGACGGGCAGCGACATTAGCGGCGGAACTTATCGCGGATACGGCTAAAGAAGGATTCCTCTTGGCCGTCGCCGGTGGTGCGCACGCGCGCGCCCTCGTCGCGGGAGTTGCGGATCCTCTCCAGGGACTCGCGGGTCTTGCGGTCCAAGTCCTTCGGCACGACGACGTCCACGTGAGCAAAAAGATTGCCGTAGCCATCGGTGCGCAGGCGCGGCATGCCGGCGCCATCGACCTTGATAGACTCGCCCGGCTGGGTGCCCGGCTCGATGTCGATGGTGAGCTCTTCGCCATTGAGCTGGTCGATGGTGAAGTTGGTGCCCAAGGCGGCGTCAATCATCGGCACGCGCACGGTGAGGTTCAGGTCATCGGCGTTGCGCTGGAAGACGGGGTGCTCCTCCGTGTGGACCTCAACGTACAGGTCGCCGGCCGGGCCACCGCCGTGGCCGACCTCGCCCTGGGAGGCCATGCGGATGCGCATGCCATCATTGATGCCGGCCGGGATATTCACGGTGAGATCGCGGCGCTTCTTCACGCGGCCATCGCCGGCGCAGTGGTTGCACGGATCGGTAATGACCTCGCCAAAGCCCTGGCACTTCGGGCACGGACGGGTGGTCATGACGTTGCCCAAGAAGCTGCGCTGCATCTCCTGGATTTCACCCATGCCATTGCAGTTATCACAGGTAACCGGCTTGGCCTTGGACTCGGAGCCGGTACCGCCACAGCTATCGCACAGCACGGCGGTATCCACGGTGACCTTCTTCTTCAGGCCGGTGTAGGCCTCCTCAAGGGTGATGCGGGTGCGCAGCAGGGCATCGTTGCCCGGCTGGACGCGGGACTTCGGGCCGCGGGAACCGCCGGCACCGCCGCCGAAGAACTCGGCGAAGATATCGCCGAGGCCGCCGCCACCGAAGCCGCCAAAGCCACCGGCGCCGGCACCGCCGCCACCCTGCTCCATGGGGTCGCCGCCCATGTCCACGATCTGGCGCTTTTGCGGATCCAGCAGGACCTCCTGGGCCAGCGCGGCATCGCGGAACTTTTCCGCGGCAGCGTCATCATCCGGGTTCAGATCCGGGTGATACTTGCGGGCCATTTTGCGGTAGGCCTTTTTAATCTCCTGGTCAGTTGCGTTTTTATCAACACCGAGGATGCCGTAATAGTCACGAGCCACTGTAAGAGATATTCCTTCTAATTCGTCTTGTTGGGGTTAACTTGAAAAAATAATGCGCGGCCAGCCAGTTTACTCGCACTGCTCGCCGGCCAAAATTTCGCTCACATACCGTGCAACGGCAGAGACCTTAGAAATTGTTCCCGAGTAATCCATAAAGGTAGGCCCCACCACGCCAAGGCCGCCCAGCGTGGCCACCTCATCGCCGGTGCCCAGTCCGTAGCCCGTGGCTACCACGGAGGCTTGGCGCAGCTGGTCTTCCTCGTTTTCCTCGCCGATGACCACGGAGACGTTGCCGAGATCCGGCACGCGGGCGAGCAGCTTGAGGACGACGACCTGTTCCTCTAGCGCCTCAATAATCTTGGGTAAACCTTCTGGAAACTCGCGCGCCACGCGCGTGAGGTTGGAGGCGCCGGCCATAATCAGCCGGTCGGAGGGCTGTTCCACTAGGGTCTCGATGAGCGTGGTGGCCACCTTTAGTACGTGGTGTCGGATATCCAAGGGGGCGTCGTCGACAAGGTGGGCGAGCTCCACGGAGGCGTCGGTAAGCGTCTTGCCCACTAGCGCGCTGTTGACGATGTCGCGCAGGCGGAAGGTCTGGTCCTGGTCGATGATTTCATCGAGCTCCACATTGCGCTGGTCCACGCGGCCGTTATCGGTGATGAGCACCAGCAGCAGGCGCACTGGGGAGAGCGCCACGACCTCGCAGTGTTTGACGCGCGAGACCTTGAGATTGGGCAGCTGGACGACGGCCGCCTGCTTCGTCACCTGCGCCAATAACTGCACCGAGCGGCGCAGCACATCCTCCAAGTCGACGCCATCTTCCAAGAAGTTGAGCATCGCGCGGCGCTCCGGGGCCGACAGCGGCTTGACCTCGTGGAGGGAATCCACAAAGTGGCGGTAGCCCTGTTGAGTGGGCACGCGGCCGGAGCTGGCGTGCTGCTGGGAGATAAGGCCCTGGGATTCGAGCACGGCCATGTCATTGCGGATGGTGGCCGAGGAGACGCCCAATTGGTAGCGCTCCAAGAGCGACTTAGAGCCAACGGGCTCCTGGGAGGCAATATAGTCCGCCACGATGGCGCGCAGGACTTCCTTGCGGCGGGCATCGGTTGAGGTAGACACTATGGCGCTCCTATTCGCTTCGGCGAATGATAAATTCTTTGAAATTCGGGACGGTGTACCTGACTTTACCGTGCTCAGGGGAATAAATGAGACCTTTGTTTATGAGCTTAGCCCGAACCGGACCAAGAGCCTTATTATCCTTCCCCAGGCGTTCACCGATTTCTTTTGTTTCCGCTGAACCATCGCCTAAGGCAGCCATGGCACTGAGATAGTCTCTTTCAGCTGGCGTAGCTCGATCCCAGCGAGCTTGGAAGAAGCCTGCGTCTAGTTGCTTTGTTCCCAAGCGAGCGGCCTGCCTTGCATCCGCAATGGTAAACGGTGAGATTTCGCCTACCTTCCAAATTTGGGATCCAAACTCCTGTAAAAAGTACGGATACTGTCCACTTGCCTCCGCAAGAAAATCCAGAGCGTCATCTTCGAATTCCACGTCTTGGCGCTCAGCGGGTGCAGATAGAGCTTTGCGCGCCGAATGCAGGCCAAGGCGGTCAATGGTGTGTACCTCAAACATGCGCTCCGCATAGGAGCGCGACCTAGCAACTTTTCCGGGCAAGCTCGGTAGGCCAGCGCCGATTATATAAAAGGGTAGACGGTTTTGGCCTGCTTCATGCTGGGCTGAAATTAACGCCTCCATCATTTCCTCATCTAGGTCTTGCATTTCATCGATAAAGAAAGCAAGGGCCTTTCGATCCCTTTTTAGGGTTTCCGCTACAGCAGAGGTGACATCCTGAAGGTCGAGCTCTAAGTTTCCGGTAACAGGAGCTAAATCCTTAGTCTCCACTCCTAGGTTCATTGCTCCGTCCCCCAAGGAAAGGTGAAATGATGCAACCGCCCGCGACAGTGCCAAAGCACTCTCTTTCACCAACGCCTTCGCACGGTAGCGCAGCGAAGCTTTTCCTAGCCCGTTGGCAATTGCCCGCCGTACGCTCTCTGCCCCGCGCACTCCTTGCGAAGCTTCAACTTTTACCGTGAGCCAGTCACACTTATCGGCCCGTGATTTCAATTGGTTCAAAAGGACCGTCTTGCCGACTCCACGAAGGCCAATGAGCAACATCGGGCGGCCAAGCAAATTGTTTTCTGCACGCTTAATCAAGTTGTCAAAAGCTTGTAGATCCCTGTCACGCCCGGTGAGGACTGTAGGGGCAAGTCCCGAACCGGGCGTATACGGATTTAGTGCATCGTCCATATCAAAAGACTAACAAGAAAATAGCGGAATAACAGGTTTCCCATCGACTGAGTCAAAACTAACTGGTTTGGTTTCTACTGAATTAAGTCTAAAGGTCTGGGAACGAGGATTAGGTTTCTTCGGCGACGAGGAGATCGGTGATGATGCCATCGGCTAGCAGGCGGCCGGGCTTGGTGATGCGTACGCGATCGCCGGCACGCTCGAGCAGGCCGCGGCCGATGAAGCGCTCGAGGGCGGGGGCGGCATGGGCATCGAGCCAGGCCTCCGGGATGCCCTCGCTCAGGCGCAGGCCGAGCATGATTTTCTCCATGTGGCGGTCGGCGTCGGTAAGCGTTTCGGTTTCTTTGATGGGCAGCTCGTCGCGGCCGAGGGCGTCGATGTAGCGCGAGGGGTGCTTGACGTTAAAGAAGCGCTCGTTACCCAAGTGCGAGTGGGCGCCTGGGCCTGCACCCCACCAATTGCCGTCTACCCAGTAGATGCGGTTGTGCTCGCACTCGCCGCCTGGCTTGGACCAGTTGGAGACCTCGTACCACTCGAAGCCTTCTGACTCGAGGGTGGAGGAAATCATCTCATAGCGCCGTGCCAGCACGTCCTCATCGGGGGCGGGCAGGATACCTTTATTGACCTTGCGCGCCATGCGGGTGCCGTCTTCCACGATGAGCGAATAAGCACTGACGTGGTCCACGCCCGTCTCTAGCACTCGGTCGAGCGTCTCGCGCACGTTGTCATCGGTTTCGGTGGGAGTGCCGTAGATCATGTCCAGGTTGACGTGCTCGAAGCCGGCAGCGCGGGCCTCGCGGGCGGCGGCAAAGGCGCGGCCGGGTGTGTGGGCGCGCTCGAGGACCTGGAGAACGCCCGGGGATGCGGACTGCATGCCAAGGCTGATGCGGGTATAGCCGGCGTCGGCAAGCTGGGCAAAATACTCCGGTGAGGTGGACTCCGGATTGGATTCGGTGGTGACCTCCGCCCCAGGTTTCAGGCCAAAGGTGGAACGGACGGTGTTCAGGATGCGGCTCAGGCCCTGCCCGCCCAGCAGCGAGGGCGTGCCTCCGCCAATGAAGACGGTCTCGGCCGGGCGGCCCACGCGCGCGGCCGCCAATTCCAGCTCGCGGTCCAAGGCATCCAGGTAGGGCCCAGTGAGATCGCGCGGGCTGCCAAGCTCGCCCGGGGTATAGGTATTGAAATCGCAATACCCGCAACGAGTGGCACAGAAAGGAACGTGGATATACAGCCCGAAGGGTTCAGTCATGGATAAAACCCTAATAGGCCGGGAACAAAATGGCCGAAAGCGGGGTTGAGCATGTAGTATGTTTCCATCTTCCCAAGTAGAAAGGCACCCTCAGTGGAACCTCCGAGTCGATGTCCCTACCTCCTTCTAGGCGGTGGGGAGTAAATCATGTTATCGGCTATTTTGATGATCCTGGCCGGCTTTGTAGTCATTGGCCTCATCATCGTCGCGAACGCATACTTCGTGGCCCAAGAATTTTCCTTTATGTCCGTGGACCGCACGCAACTGCGGACCCAGGCTGCTGAGGGGGATAAGACAGCCCAACGCGCGCTGGCTATTACCCAGCAGACCTCCTTCATGCTCTCCGGCGCGCAGCTCGGTATTACGATTACCGGCCTGCTCATCGGCTATGTGGCCGAGCCGCTCGTGGGCCAAGGACTGGGTACGTTGCTTGGCGGCGTCGGCGTTCCCTCCGCGGTGTCAGTCACCGTTGGTACCATCGCGGCACTTTTCATCTCCACGATTGCGACGATGCTTTTTGCGGAGCTCTTCCCCAAGAACTACACCATCGCCGCACCGATGAAGACGGCGCGCTGGCTGGCCGCCTCCACGCAGCTTTACCTGCGGATTTTCGGCTGGCTCATCCACTTCTTCGAGTACTCTTCCAATGCCATCCTCAAGGTCTTTGGCATCGAACCGGTAGAAGACGTGGACTCCTCCGCCACCGCCGATGACCTGGAATCCATCGTGGATTCCTCCCACGAGGCTGGCGATCTGGATGAAAATACCTACATGGTGCTCGACCGCCTGCTGGACTTCCCCGAACACGATGTTGAGCACGCCATGATTCCGCGCTCCCGCGTGGACGTCATTGACCCGGACACCACCCTCGGTGAAGTCCGCGAGATGATGTCTACCGACCACACGCGCTACCCCGTCATTGATGACGACCACAACCCGGTGGGTGTGGTGCATCTTATCGACGTCCTGGGAAGCGACCTGCCCGCCGCCACCAAGGCCACCAGCATCATGCAGGAGGCCGTCGTGGTCCCTGAGCTGATGCCGCTGCCGGATGTGGTGGAAGAGCTGCGCGATAGCGACCAGAAGATGGCGTGCGTGATCGATGAGTACGGCGGCTTCGTGGGCATCGTGACCATGGAGGACTTGGCCGAGGAAATCTTGGGCGATGTCACCGACGAGCACGATATCGAAGAAACCGAGGAAATCACCGAGCAGGACGAATCCCACTGGTTGGTCGACGGCGATACACCGATTGATGAGATCGAGCGCGCCATCGGCCACGACCTGCCTGAGGGCGACTTTGAGACTGTCGCCGGCCTCGTCATTGCCCACTCCGGTGCGCTGCCTGAGGTAGGCGAGGAACACACCATCCAGCTCGAAGCCGAGCCCGATGACTGGGTGGACCACGATGAGGCGCCCGTTCGCTCCATTCGCCTGCGGGTGCAAGAGGTGGACCGCCACGTGCCGTCCGTCCTTGCCATCGAGCTGGTGGAGGATTACTCCGACCACTCCGATGATGACGATGAGAAGGAGGATGCATAATGACCGAGTCTTGGTGGTTTAACCTCCTCGTTACCCTGCTCATCATCGCCGCTTCCGGATTCTTTGTGATTATCGAGTTCTCCTTGATGGGCGCTCGCCGCAACCGTTTGGAAGAGGATGCGGAAAACTCCCGCACCGCCCGCGCCGGCCTGCGCTCGCTCAATGAGCTGACCATCATGCTCGCCGGCGCGCAGCTGGGCATTACCGCCGCCACCTTTGTGCTCGGTGCTGTAACCAAGCCCTGGGTGCACCACCTGCTCATGGCGCCGCTGGAGGCCGCGGGCCTGCCGCTGGGCATTGCCGACGTCGTCAGTTTCCTCCTCGCCCTCTTCATCGTCACCTTCCTCCACCTCGTACTCGGTGAGATGGCGCCGAAGTCTTGGGCCATTACCCACCCGGAGACCGCCCTGCAGTTCATCGCGGTCCCCGCACGTGGCTTCGTGTGGATCTTCCGCCCGCTGCTGAAGTGGATCAACGTCATGGCCAACAAAATGGTGTCCCTGGCCGGCGAAGAGCCCGTCGACCGCGCCGGTGCGGCCGGATACGACGCCGAAACCCTGCGCACCTTGGTCGAGCACTCCCGCGAGACCGGTGCTCTGGATGATGAGTCTGCCAACCAGATTTCTGATGTCATCGAGTTGGAAAACTCCACTGTGGGCTCCATGGCCCGCGAGCACGGCTCTGAGGTAGTGCCCCTGCCTTCCGACGCCACCGTGGAGGACCTCCAAGACCTCGTCGTACGCAAGAACATCATGCGCGTGCTGGTCTTCCCTAAGGACTCCCGCGTCCCCCGCGTGGTCCACGTGCGCGATACCTTGCTGGCAGAACCAGAAACCCCGGTTCTCGAGTTCTCCCGCCCTGCCCTGTCCGTGTCTTCTTCCACCACCGTGCAAAAGACCTTGGACCACATGCGCGCTCGCAATGAGCAGCTCGTCATGGTGGGCAAGGCCGATAAGGACAACGCCGTGTGGATCCTCACCTGGGACGACATCATGGGCCAGCTGTGGCCGCAGATTACCGAGCAGCTAGACAAGGTCACCCCTCCCCCGGCCGTCTAGTTCTCGCCGCGTCCTCGCCCGCGCCCGCGCCCGCTTCATTGCGGCCGGCGCGGGCGTTGCCGTTTTCGCACCCGCGCGCAAGGGACGTTGCTCCCGACTGTGGATAACTGCGGCTGCGACTTTCCCAACCGCCACTTCGCTCACTCGCCTTTCCCGCGGCCTTGTTATCCACAGGCCCGGCCGCCACCTCCTCGCGCCGGCCGACGGCGTGCCCTTTTCTAGGAGGCATGACACCACCACTGACCAATATCGACTCCATCCGCACCAACCACCCCACCTTTTGGACCGACCTGAAAAACGGCACCTACCTCAAACTCGCACCGCGCATCGCAGTCCGGCGCGATCACTACCACTGCCTCGACTGCCCCTCCCAGCTGCGCCTGCGCGCCATCGCCGCCGCCCGCAGCGCCTATACCGCGGTGCTCATCTCCAAGTCCGCCGCCCGAGTGCACGGACTGTGGGTCATCGCCACGGCCGAGGAAAAGATCGAAATGGCCCTTCCCACCAATACGCTTCCCCACAAGGACCGCCGCCATCCCGAGCGCATCTACCGCAAAGCTTTACTCCCTGAGCCCGTCCTTGTGGACGGCACCCGCTGCGTTTCCAAGGCCCGCGCGGTTATCGACGTCGCCCGCTACCACGGCTTCACCGACGGCCTCATCGCCGCCGACTCGGCTTTGCGTTCTGGCCTCAGCCGGGAAGACCTCAAGGAAGAGTTCGCCCGCATGGGCCGAGTGCGCAATAGCCGCATCGTCCGCTCCGTAATCCACCACGCCTCTTCCCTTTCCCGCTCTCCTTACGAGTCTTTCGCCCGCGCCCTCCTCATTGAGGCCGATTTCCCCTGGCCCATGTTCTTCGAGGCGCCGTTTAACGCGCTGCCTGGCATCACGACCGCCCTATGCATCAGCAGCGCCTACCTCATCGACATCATCCCCGCGAAGGCACTTCCCCATCAGCGTGAGCGCCACCGACGTCTGCGCGAGGCCGGCTTCACCGTCCTCTG
The nucleotide sequence above comes from Corynebacterium tuberculostearicum. Encoded proteins:
- a CDS encoding hemolysin family protein; translation: MLSAILMILAGFVVIGLIIVANAYFVAQEFSFMSVDRTQLRTQAAEGDKTAQRALAITQQTSFMLSGAQLGITITGLLIGYVAEPLVGQGLGTLLGGVGVPSAVSVTVGTIAALFISTIATMLFAELFPKNYTIAAPMKTARWLAASTQLYLRIFGWLIHFFEYSSNAILKVFGIEPVEDVDSSATADDLESIVDSSHEAGDLDENTYMVLDRLLDFPEHDVEHAMIPRSRVDVIDPDTTLGEVREMMSTDHTRYPVIDDDHNPVGVVHLIDVLGSDLPAATKATSIMQEAVVVPELMPLPDVVEELRDSDQKMACVIDEYGGFVGIVTMEDLAEEILGDVTDEHDIEETEEITEQDESHWLVDGDTPIDEIERAIGHDLPEGDFETVAGLVIAHSGALPEVGEEHTIQLEAEPDDWVDHDEAPVRSIRLRVQEVDRHVPSVLAIELVEDYSDHSDDDDEKEDA
- a CDS encoding CNNM domain-containing protein, translating into MTESWWFNLLVTLLIIAASGFFVIIEFSLMGARRNRLEEDAENSRTARAGLRSLNELTIMLAGAQLGITAATFVLGAVTKPWVHHLLMAPLEAAGLPLGIADVVSFLLALFIVTFLHLVLGEMAPKSWAITHPETALQFIAVPARGFVWIFRPLLKWINVMANKMVSLAGEEPVDRAGAAGYDAETLRTLVEHSRETGALDDESANQISDVIELENSTVGSMAREHGSEVVPLPSDATVEDLQDLVVRKNIMRVLVFPKDSRVPRVVHVRDTLLAEPETPVLEFSRPALSVSSSTTVQKTLDHMRARNEQLVMVGKADKDNAVWILTWDDIMGQLWPQITEQLDKVTPPPAV
- a CDS encoding ATP-binding protein, with protein sequence MDDALNPYTPGSGLAPTVLTGRDRDLQAFDNLIKRAENNLLGRPMLLIGLRGVGKTVLLNQLKSRADKCDWLTVKVEASQGVRGAESVRRAIANGLGKASLRYRAKALVKESALALSRAVASFHLSLGDGAMNLGVETKDLAPVTGNLELDLQDVTSAVAETLKRDRKALAFFIDEMQDLDEEMMEALISAQHEAGQNRLPFYIIGAGLPSLPGKVARSRSYAERMFEVHTIDRLGLHSARKALSAPAERQDVEFEDDALDFLAEASGQYPYFLQEFGSQIWKVGEISPFTIADARQAARLGTKQLDAGFFQARWDRATPAERDYLSAMAALGDGSAETKEIGERLGKDNKALGPVRAKLINKGLIYSPEHGKVRYTVPNFKEFIIRRSE
- the dnaJ gene encoding molecular chaperone DnaJ — translated: MARDYYGILGVDKNATDQEIKKAYRKMARKYHPDLNPDDDAAAEKFRDAALAQEVLLDPQKRQIVDMGGDPMEQGGGGAGAGGFGGFGGGGLGDIFAEFFGGGAGGSRGPKSRVQPGNDALLRTRITLEEAYTGLKKKVTVDTAVLCDSCGGTGSESKAKPVTCDNCNGMGEIQEMQRSFLGNVMTTRPCPKCQGFGEVITDPCNHCAGDGRVKKRRDLTVNIPAGINDGMRIRMASQGEVGHGGGPAGDLYVEVHTEEHPVFQRNADDLNLTVRVPMIDAALGTNFTIDQLNGEELTIDIEPGTQPGESIKVDGAGMPRLRTDGYGNLFAHVDVVVPKDLDRKTRESLERIRNSRDEGARVRTTGDGQEESFFSRIRDKFRR
- a CDS encoding PhoH family protein, yielding MPIITKKCELDSAYVSSVLGSADDNLRVLNNRLDADLFARGNVVTVTGPDYEVARAAKILDELEAIARRGHAVSTDTVKHTMDMVAVEAPQSVSAALAADIVKRRGKAVRPKTVGQSEYVQAIDDNTVVFGIGPAGSGKTYLAVAKAVQALQTKQVSRIILTRPAVEAGEKLGFLPGTLNDKIDPYLRPLYDALRDMLDPEMIPKLMEAGIIEVAPLAYMRGRTLNDAFVILDEAQNTTPAQMKMFLTRLGFGSKIVVTGDISQVDLPHGQVSGLRIVRRILRNVDDIHFADLGSKDVVRHQLVGRIVNAYETFDNKKAAEYEEME
- the pdxY gene encoding pyridoxal kinase PdxY; the protein is MTILSIQSHVTYGHVGNSAAVFPLQRAGHEVWPVHTVNFSNHTGYGDWGGPMIPASDVTSIIDGIEKRGAFPQIDAILSGYQGGADIADAIVETVRRIKAANPKALYACDPVMGNAKSGCFVSDEIPPLLRDRVVPVADIITPNQFELGYLTDSEVGTLDQTLAAVKKAQEIGPKTVLVTSVKRPETADDQIEMLAVDGDRAFLVSTPLLPFKRNGSGDVTAALFTGHYTETSDVKESLRRTASSVYDLLENTYEAETSELQLIQSQDVFAHPRMQFSAEEL
- the ybeY gene encoding rRNA maturation RNase YbeY, whose product is MSIEFLNESGFEGVNEEMLIDVASYAFGAMDINPDAECTVTCVDLKTIEDLHVRWMDLEGPTDVMSFPMDELTPGAIAGGGRPDAADPGPAMLGDIVLCPEFALRQAEAAGHSLGHELALLTVHGCLHLLGYDHSTPAEEKEMFGRQNELLADWYDDAAERGVSYQPKPSGPKAFPDAAERANLDKQVPGGGIPAVGEPQDRPEE
- the hemW gene encoding radical SAM family heme chaperone HemW, producing MTEPFGLYIHVPFCATRCGYCDFNTYTPGELGSPRDLTGPYLDALDRELELAAARVGRPAETVFIGGGTPSLLGGQGLSRILNTVRSTFGLKPGAEVTTESNPESTSPEYFAQLADAGYTRISLGMQSASPGVLQVLERAHTPGRAFAAAREARAAGFEHVNLDMIYGTPTETDDNVRETLDRVLETGVDHVSAYSLIVEDGTRMARKVNKGILPAPDEDVLARRYEMISSTLESEGFEWYEVSNWSKPGGECEHNRIYWVDGNWWGAGPGAHSHLGNERFFNVKHPSRYIDALGRDELPIKETETLTDADRHMEKIMLGLRLSEGIPEAWLDAHAAPALERFIGRGLLERAGDRVRITKPGRLLADGIITDLLVAEET
- a CDS encoding 16S rRNA (uracil(1498)-N(3))-methyltransferase — encoded protein: MSLPVFIHPDLSAARTGEAFSFSGPEARHAVTVKRMGEGERLELIDGTGTRLTLTITATSGKDSLEGMVESIDTAPDPTPRVSVVQAIPKSERAELAVDLATQAGADEIIAWQADRCVAKWDGKKAPKAVAKWQAAADSAAKQSRRARIPQVRGPLTTPQLVQELTGDRDGASSNAPTVLVLHEEATASIKDVPLTEDVVLLVGPEGGIGDAELDRLKEAGATPIKLGPEVLRTASAAMVALAAIGMRTERW
- the hrcA gene encoding heat-inducible transcriptional repressor HrcA, with amino-acid sequence MSTSTDARRKEVLRAIVADYIASQEPVGSKSLLERYQLGVSSATIRNDMAVLESQGLISQQHASSGRVPTQQGYRHFVDSLHEVKPLSAPERRAMLNFLEDGVDLEDVLRRSVQLLAQVTKQAAVVQLPNLKVSRVKHCEVVALSPVRLLLVLITDNGRVDQRNVELDEIIDQDQTFRLRDIVNSALVGKTLTDASVELAHLVDDAPLDIRHHVLKVATTLIETLVEQPSDRLIMAGASNLTRVAREFPEGLPKIIEALEEQVVVLKLLARVPDLGNVSVVIGEENEEDQLRQASVVATGYGLGTGDEVATLGGLGVVGPTFMDYSGTISKVSAVARYVSEILAGEQCE